Genomic DNA from Bacteroidota bacterium:
GGTGGAAGCATTAACCACGATGGCATTACGTTGTGCCGTGGTAACCCGTGGAGCGAGCATCCCTTTGGTGGAAGAAAGCATTTCGAGAATGGCACTTGCATTTGGCGTGTTGGTGCCGATGCCAACGTTATCCTGAGCAGAACAAGAAGCCCATCCAGCCCCACACCTTCCCTCCCCGTTAGGGAGGGAGAAGAGAATGACATTCAGGAGTGACGGGAGAAGGAAGAACGCTGCACAGAGTGTGATTGGTAAAAGTTTTTTCATTGGATGAATGATTAAATGTAATCTATTATTTCTTCTGAATGCCCTGAATTTGTTTTTGCATTTCCTTATTTTGATTTTGCAAATCCGTTATCATTTTTTGCTGCTCTTTGATAGCTTCTACGAGAACAGGAACGATGTCGCCATAACTCATAGTTTTAACTTTATATACATTTCGTTTTTGTGTAATGCCCGCATCCATTTTCCCGGGAGAAGAAAATAAATTGGCATCCCTGACCAGTTCGGGGAAGACCTGTTCAACTTCCTGTGCAATGAATCCTATTTTTTTAGATTCGGTATCAAGATTTACATCGGAAAAATTTTGTTTCGAATAATTAAATTCAACTCCTCTGAGTTGAATTATTTTATCTAAAGCGCTGCCAATAGTTTTGACATTTGTTTTTAATCTTGCATCTGAAACATTTTGCCAAGAAGTTAATCCGCCTGCCCATCCATCGGCATAAACAGCCCATCCGTTTACAAAAATACTGGTTCCTCCAATAAAGCCACCGTACACTCCTGTTCCGTCATTGCTGTTTGAAAATCCATCAACGCCTTCTCCTGTTCCGCTTGCGTTGAGATGCAAACCAATTAGTCCATTTGCCTGAAAAGCGGTGCCGCTGTAATTGGTTATTCCCATCAGTGTTCTGCCTCCATTAGAGGCATTTGTATTATAAAATTGTGCGACTGCATCTGTAGCGCCTAAGTTTTCCCAGTACGTTTCCCAAACACCGGCAGTTCCTGTTTTCTGAAAGTGAATGAAATTAGCGGGACTTGCTGTGAAGATGCCGATGTTTGTTCCGTTATCAAATATATTGCTGTTGCACATGGAAGTTGCCCCTGTGAATTTGGTAAGATAGTTTGTAGCAGCAGTGCCGCAAATAGTTCCCGGTCCGGTTGAACCAGTTACTCCATTCGTTCCTGCAGGACCCGTTGTCCCATTTGCTCCGGCAGTTCCCGTTGGTCCTGTAGTGCCATTTGCACCTGCAACACCGGTAGGTCCGGTTGTTCCATTTGCACCGTTAGATCCTGTGGGACCGGTGGGTCCTACCGGACCTGCTCCTCCACTGCCTGAATTGCAAAGAGAAGTCCATGTATTTATTTTATAATACCAAAAGCAGGATGAATCAGTGTTATATACAATCAACCCGTTTGAGGGAGAAGCAATCGTGTTCATCTGCAGGGTATTCATCCTCGGAACCAATACTCCTTTGCTGAGGGAAACCACATCGAGCATAGCGGAAGCATTTGGCGTAAGGGTGCCTATGCCTACATTCTGATTTTGTGCGAAGGAATTTTTCGCGGCAAAAAAGAAAGCAACTACAGAACAAAAAAATAATACTTTCTTCATGATGTGCCTTTGCTTTACAGACGTTATATTAGCTTTAAATGGTTGCATGGGTTCGACCAATTATTTATGTTCAGTTATTATTCATCTTATCTCTCCAAAAGCAGTCCATCCCCTTTTCCATTCGACAAGGGAATGGAGGTTCTCCCCTTTTGCGAGACGGAAGATGGGCTATATGTTGATTTTTAAGAGTATTTGCATTTAAAAACCTAAAAGCCCACTTTTACAAACCATCACACCGTCTTTACAAACCCTCCAACCGCATTTTCAAACTCTA
This window encodes:
- a CDS encoding tail fiber domain-containing protein; this translates as MKKVLFFCSVVAFFFAAKNSFAQNQNVGIGTLTPNASAMLDVVSLSKGVLVPRMNTLQMNTIASPSNGLIVYNTDSSCFWYYKINTWTSLCNSGSGGAGPVGPTGPTGSNGANGTTGPTGVAGANGTTGPTGTAGANGTTGPAGTNGVTGSTGPGTICGTAATNYLTKFTGATSMCNSNIFDNGTNIGIFTASPANFIHFQKTGTAGVWETYWENLGATDAVAQFYNTNASNGGRTLMGITNYSGTAFQANGLIGLHLNASGTGEGVDGFSNSNDGTGVYGGFIGGTSIFVNGWAVYADGWAGGLTSWQNVSDARLKTNVKTIGSALDKIIQLRGVEFNYSKQNFSDVNLDTESKKIGFIAQEVEQVFPELVRDANLFSSPGKMDAGITQKRNVYKVKTMSYGDIVPVLVEAIKEQQKMITDLQNQNKEMQKQIQGIQKK